Proteins encoded within one genomic window of Companilactobacillus zhachilii:
- a CDS encoding phage portal protein, with translation MAIEDNPMAYYSSLPYPDQRTIHMLSGRRFSLESNKQYKMPQEIFDALKKNSVKLGEVATQFIEKHQALQVPRLLTLYRYYIGDNDIHYWDSEKSDSRADNRIASGFAHFITSIKTGYRFGNNIKFQYNEDSDTSKDDEDKLNDLIADFNSKNDESYHEKIMGKNLSIMGRAYELMYVRENTNEVALRPVNPANAFVVYDSSMEQHSLFAVYYYNINFNQQDYWYTVIYTDDHIYYYKPTSDYDGQLTLLRSEEHSFGSVPITEYINNDERMGDWEYKLDTIDAIDKSKSEMANSQEDFSNAMLMITGDIDVPKTPWVGADGQPLKDEDGHILYKKKPQIDTHQSKIWLKPALVKSGINDNSQVVQPTASYLTKELNSDGWKLYIDALNMEIHKDTNTPDTSDANFASNASGVAMSYKLWGSDQERSNQESLYTRGIMRRMRLLGNYWQKLNDIKDASMVENINPIYTPNLPKNDAEIMQTVTALVNTGKVSDQTILEQIEPITGVSYESEKERNEDDTEEAQKSNPFNKVFNRKSDDNQEPESDDSDSKEVDSDETNEESSD, from the coding sequence ATGGCAATTGAAGATAATCCAATGGCGTACTATTCAAGTCTACCTTATCCAGATCAACGAACAATTCATATGTTGAGTGGTAGACGTTTCTCACTTGAATCAAATAAACAATACAAAATGCCACAAGAAATATTTGATGCTTTGAAGAAGAATTCGGTTAAGCTTGGAGAAGTTGCGACCCAATTTATTGAGAAACACCAAGCGCTTCAAGTACCACGCTTATTAACGTTGTATCGTTATTACATTGGTGACAATGATATTCACTACTGGGATAGTGAAAAGTCTGACAGTAGGGCCGATAATCGTATTGCAAGTGGGTTTGCTCATTTCATTACATCAATTAAAACTGGCTATCGTTTCGGCAACAATATTAAATTTCAATACAACGAAGATTCTGATACATCTAAAGATGATGAAGATAAGCTCAATGATTTGATTGCTGATTTTAATTCTAAGAATGATGAATCATATCATGAAAAAATTATGGGCAAGAACCTGTCAATTATGGGACGTGCGTACGAATTAATGTATGTACGTGAGAATACCAACGAAGTGGCATTACGACCTGTGAACCCTGCTAATGCGTTTGTGGTTTACGATTCTAGCATGGAACAACATTCACTATTTGCCGTTTATTATTACAACATCAACTTTAATCAGCAAGATTATTGGTACACAGTTATCTATACTGATGATCATATTTACTATTACAAGCCAACGTCTGATTATGATGGACAACTAACATTATTAAGAAGTGAAGAGCATAGCTTTGGTAGTGTTCCAATCACTGAATATATTAATAATGATGAACGTATGGGTGACTGGGAATATAAGCTTGATACCATTGATGCAATCGATAAAAGTAAGTCTGAAATGGCAAACTCACAAGAAGACTTTAGCAATGCAATGCTTATGATTACTGGTGATATTGATGTTCCTAAAACACCATGGGTCGGCGCTGATGGCCAACCATTGAAAGATGAAGATGGACATATTCTTTATAAGAAGAAGCCTCAAATTGATACTCATCAAAGCAAGATATGGTTAAAGCCAGCACTAGTTAAGAGTGGTATCAATGATAACAGCCAGGTTGTTCAACCTACTGCATCGTATCTAACTAAAGAATTGAATTCTGATGGCTGGAAACTCTACATTGATGCTTTGAATATGGAAATTCATAAGGACACAAATACACCCGATACAAGTGATGCTAACTTTGCATCAAATGCGTCGGGTGTTGCCATGTCATATAAGCTTTGGGGCAGTGATCAAGAGCGTTCTAATCAGGAATCATTGTATACAAGAGGAATCATGCGCCGTATGCGCTTATTGGGTAATTATTGGCAAAAGTTAAATGACATTAAAGATGCAAGTATGGTTGAGAACATTAATCCAATCTATACGCCTAATTTGCCTAAGAATGATGCAGAAATTATGCAGACCGTCACCGCTTTGGTTAATACCGGTAAAGTTTCTGATCAGACTATTCTTGAACAAATAGAACCAATCACAGGTGTGAGTTATGAGTCCGAAAAGGAACGTAATGAAGATGATACTGAAGAAGCTCAAAAGAGTAATCCTTTTAACAAGGTATTTAATAGAAAGTCTGACGATAATCAAGAGCCAGAAAGTGATGATTCTGATTCAAAAGAGGTAGATTCTGATGAAACTAACGAAGAATCAAGCGATTAG
- a CDS encoding minor capsid protein: MKLTKNQAIRIAQKVYGKQDERVKEIEHMYRDTQSKVINDVDAFMGANKSWTAKASPDEIANFLANLKDTFYNASADDQNLIKIAYGSNELRTNGDMLMANITRDVVRQSMAQKIHLGVSTKNIPDVVNASTYHQATKVLRNNRHISEQSKNVDAIIYKSVQNATLDSHVDSDMFSSINKQTMQTLRKVRDVAEMAAKSPKDSLNWKTTISNILTGGDKATDGQMGRAAGLIRTATAQAMNRTRLQDFHSRGVKKYKYISLEAQNTCADCDALDGQIFNVEDAEEGVNFPLMHPNCQCTVIEINDDDDWDNSDYDVTDELDEL, translated from the coding sequence ATGAAACTAACGAAGAATCAAGCGATTAGAATTGCTCAAAAAGTCTATGGTAAGCAGGACGAACGTGTTAAAGAAATAGAACACATGTATCGAGATACTCAATCTAAGGTTATTAATGATGTTGATGCGTTCATGGGAGCTAACAAATCATGGACAGCGAAGGCTAGTCCTGATGAGATTGCTAACTTCTTAGCCAATTTAAAAGATACTTTTTATAACGCTAGTGCTGATGATCAGAATCTTATTAAGATTGCATATGGTAGTAATGAGCTAAGAACTAATGGTGATATGTTAATGGCTAATATCACTAGGGATGTTGTCAGACAGTCGATGGCTCAAAAGATTCATTTAGGCGTATCAACTAAAAATATTCCTGATGTTGTCAATGCTTCAACATATCATCAAGCTACTAAAGTTCTTAGAAATAATAGACATATTTCAGAGCAAAGTAAGAATGTCGATGCAATTATTTATAAGTCAGTTCAAAATGCCACATTGGACAGTCACGTTGATTCTGACATGTTTTCATCAATCAATAAGCAAACTATGCAGACACTTAGAAAAGTTCGTGACGTTGCCGAAATGGCTGCTAAAAGTCCTAAGGATTCTTTGAATTGGAAAACTACTATTTCCAATATTTTGACTGGTGGTGACAAAGCTACCGATGGTCAAATGGGACGTGCAGCAGGATTAATCAGGACTGCGACAGCTCAAGCCATGAACCGTACTAGGTTGCAAGACTTCCATTCAAGAGGCGTTAAGAAGTATAAATATATATCACTAGAAGCTCAAAATACTTGTGCTGATTGTGATGCACTTGATGGCCAGATATTTAATGTTGAAGATGCTGAAGAAGGTGTTAACTTTCCGTTAATGCATCCTAATTGTCAGTGTACTGTCATTGAAATTAATGACGATGATGATTGGGATAATAGTGATTACGATGTCACAGATGAATTAGATGAATTGTAG
- a CDS encoding DUF4355 domain-containing protein: MDPNQNNDQSQEPNVNNEPTQTEVTFDDKQQEKVNQLVSAGKAKEKARADQTIKELQSKVGNIPNLIKEAIAKHDTEANMTDKEKSDAHTQELENQIAKLQEENKHRALVDSANKIVAEKGLPQSFAKLFVGSTDDETQQNLESVKTEFDKAVQESVEERLKGKSSPQTATGSQATTVNEDLSDMSLEDLTKAYLQNPDLIKKNYLNK; the protein is encoded by the coding sequence ATGGACCCTAATCAAAATAATGACCAATCACAAGAACCAAATGTAAATAATGAGCCTACTCAAACTGAAGTGACTTTTGATGATAAGCAACAAGAAAAAGTTAATCAATTAGTAAGTGCAGGCAAAGCCAAAGAAAAAGCTCGTGCCGATCAAACTATTAAAGAGTTGCAAAGCAAGGTTGGAAACATTCCAAATTTGATTAAAGAAGCAATTGCAAAGCATGACACCGAAGCAAATATGACAGATAAAGAGAAGTCGGATGCTCATACTCAAGAGCTTGAAAATCAAATTGCAAAACTGCAAGAAGAAAACAAACACCGTGCATTAGTTGATAGTGCTAATAAGATTGTAGCCGAAAAAGGATTGCCACAATCATTTGCAAAATTGTTCGTTGGTTCTACTGATGACGAGACTCAACAAAACCTTGAAAGTGTCAAAACTGAATTTGATAAAGCTGTGCAAGAAAGTGTTGAAGAACGCCTAAAGGGTAAGAGTTCACCTCAAACCGCTACTGGCAGTCAAGCTACAACAGTCAATGAGGATTTAAGTGACATGAGCCTTGAAGATTTAACTAAGGCATATCTGCAAAATCCAGATTTGATTAAGAAGAATTATTTAAATAAATAG
- a CDS encoding capsid protein, whose protein sequence is MPQFTGSTFLGQLVIPEIWAQYINNDNTKTNRLLTSGAITADDVMGAHLQDPGRLMNIPVLNDLYGDPQDWNDTDDIKVNSLTTDQHNAIKFYQAMAYGASDFGQQVSGANVQARITSRFSNYWQGQDQRLLLALLNNMYLIDDLKQEKSFGFDTAKDLSTGDYLAALSRMGDVATPSLTRLVVNSATVFAMREQNLIADVQPSQGATNLTTYNGISIVEDDDIELAADGTTTMYALSDGAMRYSTAPSSQNAVEVTRDALGKGGQSAIINRRIVSMHPNGLGYDVTQSYEGLTVNKLESATVPYYKIVTDPRNIGVVAYKFKVDPKYVVTNINTKAKKTAASTSGTTTGK, encoded by the coding sequence ATGCCACAATTTACCGGCTCTACATTTTTAGGTCAATTAGTTATTCCTGAGATTTGGGCACAATATATTAATAACGACAATACTAAAACTAATCGGTTACTAACGTCTGGAGCTATTACCGCCGATGATGTAATGGGGGCACATTTGCAAGACCCAGGCAGATTAATGAATATTCCAGTATTAAATGATTTATATGGTGATCCACAAGATTGGAATGACACCGATGATATTAAGGTAAATTCATTAACAACTGATCAACATAATGCTATCAAGTTTTATCAAGCAATGGCATATGGTGCTTCCGACTTTGGTCAACAAGTTTCAGGAGCTAATGTTCAAGCACGTATTACATCACGCTTTTCAAATTATTGGCAAGGTCAAGACCAACGTTTGCTATTAGCATTGCTTAATAATATGTATCTTATTGATGATTTGAAACAAGAAAAGTCGTTTGGATTTGATACAGCAAAGGATTTATCAACTGGGGATTATTTAGCAGCATTATCAAGAATGGGTGATGTTGCAACACCAAGTTTGACTAGACTAGTTGTTAATTCAGCCACTGTATTTGCTATGCGTGAGCAAAACTTAATTGCTGATGTTCAACCATCTCAAGGTGCTACAAACCTTACAACTTATAACGGTATTTCAATCGTTGAAGATGATGATATTGAATTAGCAGCTGACGGTACAACAACAATGTACGCTTTGAGCGACGGAGCTATGCGTTATTCAACAGCCCCATCAAGTCAAAACGCCGTTGAAGTAACTCGTGATGCATTAGGAAAAGGAGGCCAATCAGCAATTATTAACCGCCGTATCGTTTCAATGCATCCAAATGGCTTGGGATATGATGTTACACAATCATATGAAGGCTTAACTGTTAATAAGCTTGAAAGTGCAACAGTACCTTATTACAAGATTGTTACCGATCCACGTAACATTGGTGTTGTGGCTTATAAGTTCAAGGTTGATCCTAAGTATGTCGTTACAAATATCAATACTAAGGCTAAGAAGACAGCAGCATCAACATCTGGTACTACAACAGGCAAGTAA
- a CDS encoding phage head-tail connector protein — MSEETPTVTDTVLKNIEVLNDLKTDDPRIPRIKIYIDNAIDEIKLYLDIDTIDSKLTVIVQKVTQDALTKENYEGTKSISEEGMSLTFQDTDLSPYFDLLNQYKDGLEENDHRGSVMTFD; from the coding sequence ATGAGTGAAGAAACGCCCACAGTTACTGATACAGTTTTAAAAAATATAGAAGTTCTTAACGATCTCAAAACCGATGATCCTCGAATTCCTAGAATCAAAATTTACATTGATAATGCTATTGATGAAATCAAACTGTATTTAGATATTGATACTATCGATTCTAAGCTGACTGTTATTGTTCAAAAAGTTACTCAAGACGCTTTGACTAAAGAAAACTATGAAGGGACTAAATCTATTTCTGAAGAGGGGATGTCATTGACGTTCCAAGACACGGATTTATCACCTTATTTTGATTTGCTTAACCAGTACAAAGATGGTCTGGAAGAGAATGACCATAGAGGGAGCGTGATGACCTTTGATTAG
- a CDS encoding DUF6838 family protein, producing MVNISPTRDLMTSALKVLSQFGIPVFDTEDSDSAEYPQISFYVENSSNNNISKNEVRSAYTLCVDYYDIKNNNNDQMMDNCYEIKQLLQHLNLSNYNCRYSGYDDRTLTDTSTSQILRRYNLMIDYYISERIVI from the coding sequence GTGGTCAATATTTCACCAACACGAGATTTGATGACAAGTGCTTTAAAAGTATTAAGCCAATTTGGGATTCCTGTATTTGATACTGAAGATAGTGATAGTGCGGAATATCCACAAATCAGTTTTTATGTTGAAAATTCTAGTAACAATAATATTTCTAAAAATGAAGTTAGATCGGCTTATACATTATGTGTTGATTACTACGACATTAAAAATAACAACAATGATCAAATGATGGACAACTGTTATGAAATTAAGCAATTACTCCAACATTTGAATTTATCAAATTATAATTGTCGGTATTCTGGTTATGATGACAGAACGCTGACAGATACATCTACATCACAAATCTTAAGAAGATACAACTTGATGATTGATTATTACATATCAGAAAGAATAGTTATTTAG